In the Colletotrichum higginsianum IMI 349063 chromosome 7 map unlocalized unitig_7, whole genome shotgun sequence genome, one interval contains:
- a CDS encoding Voltage-gated potassium channel subunit beta-2, translating to MEYVRLGNTGLKISKIILGCMTFGSSKWEGSPWVLDEEEGLQLLKAAYDNGINTWDTADTYSNGQSEVIIGKALKKFNIPRQKVVILSKIFNPVMDDESRPASVNDGPLVNQMGLSRKHVFHAVDQCLERLGTDYIDVLQIHRLDRETPPEEIMRALHDVVQSGKVRYIGASSMYTWEFSRLQYIARSHGWTEFISMQPFYNLLYREEEREMLPFCRATGVGVIPWSPIARGLLEKPLSNEGEGTSLRSQTDKKTQAWFADANLDIVNRVEEIAKKRGVSMALVSTAWVLQKGCWPIVGLSSERRIKETIEALKLKLTEEECQYLESEYRPRSIQGM from the exons ATGGAATACGTCAG ACTCGGAAACACTGGCCTCAAGATCTCCAAGATCATCCTGGGGTGCATGACCTTTGGTTCGTCCAAGTGGGAAGGCTCGCCATGGgttctcgacgaggaagaggggcTGCAGCTGCTCAAGGCCGCGTACGACAACGGCATCAATACCTGGGACACGGCCGACACGTACTCGAACGGACAGTCTGAGGTCATCATTGGCAAAGCGCTCAAGAAGTTCAACATCCCGCGGCAGAAGGTCGTGATCCTCTCCAAGATCTTCAACCCGGTCATGGACGATGAGTCCCGGCCCGCCAGCGTCAATGACGGTCCGCTGGTCAACCAGATGGGTCTGAGCAGAAAGCACGTCTTTCACGCTGTCGACCAGTGCCTGGAGCGTCTCGGGACGGATTACATCG ATGTCCTTCAGATCCACCGTCTGGACCGAGAAACGCCGCCCGAGGAGATCATGAGAGCCCTGCACGACGTCGTACAGTCCGGGAAAGTCCGCTACATCGGAGCGTCGTCCATGTACACATGGGAGTTCTCCCGCCTGCAGTACATCGCCCGGTCACACGGCTGGACCGAGTTCATCTCGATGCAGCCGTTCTACAACTTGCTGTACCGCGAGGAAGAGCGAGAGATGCTGCCTTTCTGCCGCGCGACTGGAGTCGGAGTGATTCCGTGGTCGCCCATTGCGCGCGGCTTGCTCGAAAAGCCTCTCTCcaacgagggcgaggggacATCACTGAGAAGCCAGACGGATAAGAAGACGCAAGCGTGGTTCGCGGACGCCAATCTTGATATTGTCAACCGCGTCGAAGAGATtgcgaagaagaggggcgTCAGCATGGCTCTAGTCTCGACTGCTTGGGTATTGCAGAAGGGATGTTGGCCCATTGTGGGGTTGAGTTCGGAAAGGAGGATCAAAGAGACAATAGAAGCACTCAAGCTGAAGTTGACCGAAGAGGAGTGTCAATACCTGGAAAGCGAATACAGACCAAGGAGCATTCAAGGGATGTAG
- a CDS encoding Zn 2cys6 transcription factor gives MSPNHLERLSKLPRGRRADAPCPFSTHNADHADACHVSFGGLLLILLLTTGSRGTRDFRKLQTPVKAQQRASPDELAVSAMSKRSWSDANEGMEFMTLITAGNGEQSFPQISRKIKACAACRKHKIKCLMDESGPPCRRCAERNLGCVLGKNLQSIIDEKTQYNEALLQDIENLHNTLKEVSKKVGLPEPAALQCSALQKSAESPSQPTRSVHGVSGNGYRLGVSVQDNHGPSCDNSPKISPEDENLPHVPIHSLYALTKLRALRSPDAPEGHSSPARDDFISRGALQLEDAERLFRLYRDRLDAFMYGVGCKYQQLEELRRKSPILTAATLTVAALHDPQSNSLYGICSSEFRTLTERSMFDRRVNRDYLRAMCVASYWLSDVSWMLSGYAIRRAAECNLHNSYTRAIEEKSEEAADGARLWYILNICDQHLATLYGRPAIVQEDSSMQQWESFLKSPMSTEEDKRLASQVALLGIIGSIRELFGPDKGQPTPRAYVHQITHFSKQLDHWIKHWSETLPEQYQHIGRFPRKGALLHFHFAKLHLYSHIFRGLSGDSPIPHHFLDCAASAISVATSTIDFIITDPDVAAGVVGMPSYLHCMTAFACMFLIKVAVKYGGDLVEPQRVWGLTTDLVRHFRSLPAGRWHLANLMAPGLERMVATLKPGSSGEPGHHHSHVQTVNTGDRLNTNGVIDAQVSGSNADGTLMGPEGEFFFDYDMSFGLSPVFQFDMSSLNTDTQTMTGQDFTQVDYQTTRPGI, from the exons ATGTCCCCTAATCATCTCGAACGGCTTTCTAAGCTGCCGCGGGGACGTCGAGCAGATGCCCCCTGTCCCTTCTCCACACACAATGCCGACCACGCGGACGCATGTCATGTCTCGTTCGGAGGACTTCTCCTCATTTTGCTCCTTACGACCGGCTCCAGAGGGACCCGGGATTTTCGCAAACTACAAACACCTGTCAAGGCACAGCAGCGAGCCTCACCAGACGAGCTTGCGGTATCGGCCATGTCAAAACGCAGCTGGTCGGATGCCAACGAGGGCATGGAATTCATGACG CTGATCACGGCTGGAAATGGCGAGCAGTCGTTTCCGCAGATATCTCGGAAAATCAAGGCGTGTGCGGCGTGCCGAAAACACAAG ATAAAATGTTTGATGGACGAGAGTGGCCCGCCATGCCGTCGATGTGCTGAACGAAATCTGGGTTGCGTGCTGGGGAAGAACTTGCAAAGCATAATCGACGAGAAGACTCA ATACAACGAAGCCCTTCTCCAAGACATCGAGAACCTGCACAACACACTCAAGGAAGTCTCCAAGAAAGTCGGTCTACCTGAACCCGCTGCTCTTCAATGTTCAGCGCTGCAGAAGTCCGCGGAGTCGCCCTCACAGCCAACCCGTTCGGTCCATGGCGTGAGCGGGAACGGATACCGTCTAGGAGTGTCCGTGCAAGACAACCACGGTCCATCTTGCGACAACTCGCCCAAGATCTCACCAGAAGACGAGAACCTCCCCCACGTACCGATTCATTCACTCTACGCCCTTACGAAACTGAGAGCTCTGAGGTCACCAGACGCCCCGGAGGGTCACTCGAGCCCTGCTCGGGACGATTTCATCTCCAGAGGCGCCTTGCAACTGGAAGACGCTGAGCGTCTTTTCCGCCTCTACCGAGACCGTCTCGATGCCTTCATGTACGGTGTTGGGTGCAAGTACCAAcagctggaggagctgaGACGCAAGAGCCCGATCCTGACCGCGGCAACTTTGACCGTCGCCGCTCTTCACGATCCCCAGTCCAACAGCTTGTACGGTATTTGCAGCTCAGAATTCCGCACCCTAACGGAACGATCCATGTTCGACCGAAGAGTCAATCGTGACTATCTTCGCGCCATGTGCGTGGCGTCGTACTGGCTGAGTGACGTGAGCTGGATGCTTTCGGGGTACGCGATACGAAGAGCGGCCGAGTGCAACTTGCACAACAGCTACACccgcgccatcgaggagaagagtgaggaggccgccgacggggcGCGCTTATGGTACATCCTCAACATCTGCGACCAACACCTTGCCACTCTCTATGGGCGGCCTGCCATAGTGCAGGAAGACTCTTCAATGCAACAGTGGGAGAGCTTCCTAAAGTCTCCCATGTCgaccgaggaggacaagCGCCTGGCAAGCCAGGTGGCCCTTCTTGGAATAATCGGCAGCATTAGGGAGTTATTCGGCCCTGACAAGGGCCAACCGACGCCGCGGGCCTATGTTCATCAGATCACTCACTTCAGCAAACAACTGGACCACTGGATCAAGCACTGGTCAGAAACTTTGCCAG AACAGTATCAACACATCGGCCGCTTCCCTCGAAAGGGGGCATTGTTACACTTCCATTTCGCAAAGCTTCACCTCTACTCGCACATCTTTCGAGGCCTCTCGGGCGACAGCCCGATACCCCATCACTTCCTCGACTGTGCGGCATCGGCCATCTCCGTCGCGACCTCCACGATCGACTTCATCATCACCGATCCGGATGTCGCGGCCGGGGTCGTGGGGATGCCGTCCTACCTGCACTGCATGACTGCCTTCGCGTGCATGTTCCTGATCAAGGTCGCGGTCAAGTACGGCGGAGACCTCGTCGAGCCGCAGCGCGTATGGGGCCTCACGACTGATCTCGTACGGCACTTTCGGTCTCTGCCGGCGGGCCGGTGGCATTTGGCGAATCTCATGGCGCCGGGCCTTGAGCGTATGGTTGCGACGCTGAAGCCCGGTTCATCGGGCGAGCCTGGTCACCATCACTCGCACGTCCAGACTGTCAACACTGGGGATCGTCTCAATACCAACGGCGTCATCGATGCTCAGGTTTCGGGTTCGAATGCGGATGGAACTTTGATGGGCCCCGAAGGGGAATTCTTCTTTGACTACGACATGAGTTTTGGGCTGTCTCCGGTCTTCCAATTCGACATGTCGTCCTTGAACACCGATACTCAGACTATGACTGGCCAAGATTTCACCCAAGTTGACTACCAAACGACAAGGCCTGGCATTTGA